A genomic region of Lysinibacillus sp. 2017 contains the following coding sequences:
- a CDS encoding N-acetyldiaminopimelate deacetylase, with protein MNELIQIRRALHQIPEIGFQEFKTQRYILTFLKQLPQQHLQITTWKTGVVVFIQGTNPTKCIGWRTDMDGLPVKEETFLHFSSQHEGFMHACGHDCHMTIALGLVEAFVHKQPMQNVVFYFQPAEEGPGGAEPMLNWLRQEQPHLVADEIYALHIAPEYPVGTVATKPGLLFANTSELFIDLKGVGGHAAFPHKTRDMTVAAANLIMQLQTIISRNVNPLDSAVITIGKMTSGTVQNVIAENARLEGTIRTLNAEAMAEVKRRIEAICTGIEAAFECTVTIDYGSMYYEVNNDETCARQLLEFANSFEGASAYECPAAMTGEDFGYFIKDIPGAMFWSGANCEYGLHHAKISPDEALLAFNVNFVEQFIREF; from the coding sequence ATGAATGAGCTTATTCAAATTCGAAGAGCATTACATCAAATTCCAGAAATCGGCTTTCAAGAATTTAAAACGCAGCGCTATATTTTAACTTTTTTAAAGCAACTACCACAACAACATTTACAAATAACAACATGGAAAACAGGGGTTGTCGTATTTATTCAAGGGACAAATCCAACGAAATGTATTGGTTGGCGTACGGATATGGATGGACTGCCTGTAAAAGAGGAGACTTTCCTCCACTTTTCTTCTCAGCATGAAGGATTTATGCACGCTTGTGGGCATGATTGCCATATGACCATTGCGCTAGGGCTTGTAGAAGCGTTTGTGCATAAGCAGCCAATGCAAAATGTGGTCTTCTACTTCCAACCAGCTGAAGAGGGTCCTGGAGGTGCTGAGCCAATGCTTAATTGGTTAAGGCAAGAACAGCCGCATCTGGTAGCAGATGAAATCTATGCATTACATATCGCACCTGAATACCCCGTAGGAACCGTTGCAACGAAGCCTGGTTTACTTTTTGCTAATACATCTGAATTATTTATCGATTTAAAAGGTGTTGGTGGCCATGCTGCATTCCCTCATAAAACAAGGGATATGACGGTAGCGGCAGCAAATTTAATCATGCAGCTACAAACAATCATTAGTCGAAATGTCAATCCACTAGATAGCGCTGTTATTACGATTGGTAAAATGACTTCGGGAACTGTACAAAATGTCATTGCGGAAAATGCTCGACTTGAAGGAACGATTCGCACGTTAAATGCAGAAGCAATGGCTGAAGTAAAACGCCGTATCGAAGCAATTTGCACAGGGATTGAAGCCGCCTTTGAATGCACGGTTACGATTGATTATGGTTCGATGTATTATGAAGTGAACAATGATGAAACCTGCGCAAGACAGCTACTTGAGTTTGCAAATAGCTTTGAAGGCGCTAGTGCATACGAATGTCCAGCAGCGATGACGGGTGAAGACTTTGGGTACTTTATTAAAGACATTCCAGGTGCAATGTTTTGGTCAGGTGCCAACTGTGAGTACGGCTTACACCATGCAAAAATAAGTCCAGATGAAGCATTGTTAGCGTTTAATGTAAACTTTGTAGAGCAATTTATTCGTGAATTCTAA
- a CDS encoding tripartite tricarboxylate transporter TctB family protein translates to MKKIIAFMAVFLFLIPVITASAEMKINVDYGLNGQGKQDMPLGVTITIENDEQPFDGELLTTYPSNYLLQTGQVFRLKLEPHEKYSEFFVIDSYPYQLYNQKSKSFVHVYEGSLEKGDKYKNFQLKNSEPKLYSYDTHVVGILGLKDVSKALQKLRVIKGNANLEVQYFPMDTVQTITDVRQLAFINTLILAEPLKLYDEEQLQILVSWMKNGGQLIVDQDVTFTPMKEFAALQASEGATKTTVSTQSLEQFSREGTFQSDLPLVKKDALENSELFEVDGLILAAKRPVGMGSLIQTAFSLTDPVLLTSDGYANLLAQMMNLQTPMYSNSAEIEMSNTVASVNELFPAFEFSMWKILAVLIVYILVIGPILYFILKKKDKREYAWWIIPAIAVVFSLGLFFIGARDRIAQPQIQQTAVIKVGEQSQQYFVQSLLSNRSGDYEFEFGKELDVTVYGNDFSNLHDFQNGRWSYVKNEGDKKQLLLKNVPYWDVETIVGKGAIDVGQFNVDLTNENRTLVGTITNNFDVDVTNVQIWTGAELVTIGDMKRGETTTVNKTMQLAVLLPTVLPNNTMYTTPTPETIDTERKNRLIALAQSIIASEQSPAIIANAKDITYGATLTKKATTESTTLLVQPFTATTQFTGELILTEQAFLVSLNSEMYGGMRDQTVTSLKDWYFDPGEYEVTYKLPQQLKAEPMNWSELHYEVDESFMKAQIWNVSTNEYEPFSSQFSTQEVSNYLKQGEIRFKWTISENIYNRTFTSPIIQLKGAHEL, encoded by the coding sequence TTGAAAAAAATCATCGCATTTATGGCTGTTTTCTTATTCTTGATCCCTGTAATAACAGCATCTGCGGAAATGAAGATTAACGTAGACTATGGTTTAAATGGACAAGGAAAGCAAGACATGCCACTTGGGGTAACGATTACGATTGAAAATGATGAGCAACCGTTTGATGGGGAGCTATTGACGACATATCCTAGCAATTATTTATTACAAACGGGTCAAGTCTTTCGATTAAAACTCGAACCACACGAAAAATATTCGGAATTTTTCGTAATTGATAGCTATCCCTATCAATTATATAACCAAAAATCGAAATCATTTGTACATGTATATGAGGGGAGTTTAGAAAAAGGGGATAAATATAAAAATTTTCAACTCAAAAATTCTGAGCCTAAGCTTTATTCGTATGACACACATGTAGTCGGTATTTTAGGACTAAAGGATGTATCAAAGGCACTTCAAAAATTACGTGTAATAAAAGGGAATGCTAATTTAGAAGTTCAATATTTTCCTATGGATACCGTACAAACAATTACCGATGTCCGTCAATTAGCTTTTATTAATACGTTAATTTTAGCAGAGCCACTTAAACTTTATGATGAGGAGCAGCTTCAGATTCTTGTCAGTTGGATGAAAAATGGCGGTCAACTAATTGTTGATCAGGATGTAACATTTACACCAATGAAAGAGTTTGCTGCGTTACAAGCAAGCGAAGGTGCTACAAAGACAACGGTTTCAACTCAAAGTTTAGAACAGTTTTCGCGTGAAGGGACATTTCAGTCTGATTTACCACTTGTGAAGAAGGATGCCTTAGAAAATTCGGAGCTGTTTGAAGTAGATGGTCTAATCCTTGCTGCAAAGCGTCCGGTAGGAATGGGTTCGCTTATACAGACAGCATTTTCTTTAACAGATCCAGTGCTATTAACGTCAGATGGCTATGCTAACTTACTAGCACAAATGATGAATCTTCAAACACCAATGTATTCGAATTCAGCAGAAATTGAAATGTCTAATACGGTCGCATCAGTAAATGAGCTCTTTCCTGCTTTTGAATTTTCAATGTGGAAAATTTTAGCCGTGCTCATCGTGTATATATTAGTGATTGGTCCAATTTTGTACTTTATTTTAAAGAAAAAAGATAAGCGAGAGTATGCATGGTGGATTATTCCTGCAATAGCTGTTGTCTTTTCACTTGGGTTATTTTTCATCGGAGCGCGTGATCGTATTGCGCAGCCGCAAATTCAACAAACGGCTGTTATCAAAGTAGGGGAGCAATCGCAGCAATACTTTGTTCAGTCCTTACTTTCAAATCGTAGCGGAGATTATGAATTTGAATTTGGAAAAGAGCTCGATGTAACGGTTTACGGCAATGATTTTTCGAATTTACATGATTTCCAGAATGGTCGATGGAGCTATGTGAAAAATGAGGGTGACAAAAAACAATTACTATTAAAAAATGTCCCGTATTGGGATGTTGAGACGATTGTAGGGAAGGGTGCCATCGATGTTGGCCAATTTAACGTTGATTTAACGAATGAAAATAGAACATTAGTTGGTACCATCACAAACAACTTTGATGTCGATGTAACGAATGTGCAAATTTGGACGGGTGCGGAGCTAGTAACGATTGGTGATATGAAACGCGGTGAGACGACAACCGTTAATAAGACGATGCAACTTGCTGTATTATTACCAACTGTACTTCCAAATAACACAATGTACACAACACCAACACCTGAGACAATAGATACAGAACGAAAAAATCGATTAATAGCCCTTGCTCAAAGTATAATCGCAAGTGAGCAGTCACCAGCAATTATCGCCAATGCCAAAGACATCACGTATGGCGCTACACTAACGAAAAAGGCAACAACAGAATCGACAACTTTACTTGTCCAGCCATTTACAGCAACTACTCAATTTACGGGTGAACTGATTTTAACGGAACAAGCCTTCCTCGTTTCACTGAATTCTGAAATGTATGGTGGGATGAGAGACCAAACCGTAACAAGTTTAAAAGATTGGTATTTTGATCCCGGTGAATATGAAGTGACCTATAAATTGCCACAACAATTAAAAGCAGAACCGATGAACTGGTCGGAACTTCACTATGAGGTTGATGAATCATTTATGAAGGCACAAATTTGGAATGTATCAACGAATGAATATGAGCCATTTTCGTCGCAGTTTTCAACACAAGAGGTATCGAATTATTTGAAACAAGGGGAAATACGCTTCAAATGGACGATTTCAGAAAATATTTATAATCGTACATTTACTTCTCCAATAATCCAGCTGAAAGGAGCGCATGAATTATGA
- a CDS encoding ABC transporter ATP-binding protein, which translates to MIEFQHVKKSYNTVQALKDLTLTIKKGTIYGFVGANGAGKSTAFSILATLIPPTSGDVLVNGKSVLTNAHDVRALIGYMPDFFGVYDQLKVEEYLDFYGAAYALPSSVRKEKITQLLALVRLSEKRQEYVDDLSRGMKQRLCLARTLMHDPDVLILDEPASGLDPRARVEMRDILKDLKRLGKTICISSHILPELAEVCDEIGVLHEGKLIASGNISEIQAQLQAEKWITLQTVSDLQQAQQFFMSQPNVSNVSIQELGQTLTFAFSGGNMEQANLLKSAIEATIQITSFEVQKKNLEDVFMVITEEVMQHEQ; encoded by the coding sequence ATGATTGAATTTCAGCATGTAAAGAAGAGCTACAATACGGTTCAAGCGCTAAAGGATTTAACCTTAACGATTAAAAAAGGAACGATTTATGGATTTGTTGGGGCAAACGGTGCAGGTAAATCAACAGCGTTTTCTATTTTAGCCACACTCATTCCACCAACGTCTGGCGATGTACTCGTCAACGGGAAAAGTGTTTTAACGAATGCGCATGATGTGCGAGCACTCATTGGTTATATGCCGGATTTTTTTGGAGTATATGATCAACTTAAAGTAGAAGAGTACTTAGACTTTTACGGTGCGGCCTATGCATTGCCTTCAAGTGTTCGTAAAGAAAAAATCACACAGTTATTAGCACTTGTCAGATTGTCTGAGAAACGACAGGAATACGTGGACGATTTATCGCGCGGGATGAAGCAAAGACTTTGTTTAGCAAGAACATTAATGCATGACCCTGACGTATTAATCTTAGATGAGCCCGCATCAGGTTTAGATCCGAGGGCACGTGTTGAAATGCGTGATATTTTGAAGGATTTAAAAAGACTAGGGAAAACGATTTGCATTAGCTCGCATATTTTACCAGAGCTCGCGGAAGTTTGTGATGAAATTGGCGTTTTACATGAAGGAAAATTAATCGCAAGTGGTAATATTTCAGAAATTCAAGCGCAGTTACAAGCGGAGAAATGGATCACGTTGCAAACTGTTAGTGACTTACAGCAAGCACAGCAGTTTTTCATGTCACAACCAAATGTGAGCAATGTGTCAATTCAAGAACTTGGGCAGACGTTAACCTTTGCATTTAGCGGAGGGAACATGGAGCAAGCAAACTTACTAAAGTCGGCCATTGAAGCAACCATTCAAATTACATCATTTGAAGTGCAAAAGAAAAATTTAGAAGATGTTTTCATGGTAATTACAGAGGAGGTCATGCAGCATGAACAATAA
- a CDS encoding ABC transporter permease, which yields MNNKPFNPVLLKELKLRFRNAKSFSSLAFYLIALTIFIVAYFIIVTGIMGNGYIQPQTSFILFCCLTMLQMGLLLFMAPALTAGSISTEREKQTLNMLLTTTQTSTQIIIGKLMASLAFLVVMLIATLPMYSVLFLFGGVSPKMLGSVFLIFLLTVFAVGSVGILISTVTKKTIVSMISTYGVTIFLALFTAIFFAVGMVNHVVDQSANVSYFWISLNPFAVALSIISPDIAIGIKEVTQVELSPILLYCIAYMLIGIISLWIAVRKLRETK from the coding sequence ATGAACAATAAACCTTTTAATCCTGTATTACTAAAAGAACTAAAGCTACGATTCCGTAATGCGAAAAGCTTCTCGAGTTTAGCCTTTTATTTAATCGCGTTAACAATTTTTATAGTGGCCTATTTTATCATCGTGACGGGCATTATGGGCAATGGGTATATTCAACCTCAAACGAGCTTTATTTTATTTTGTTGCTTAACGATGTTGCAAATGGGGCTATTACTATTTATGGCACCTGCACTTACGGCGGGTTCGATTAGTACCGAACGTGAAAAACAAACGCTTAATATGTTATTAACGACGACTCAAACGTCGACACAAATCATCATAGGAAAACTAATGGCATCACTCGCATTTTTAGTGGTGATGTTAATCGCAACTTTACCGATGTATAGTGTGTTGTTTTTATTCGGTGGCGTATCACCCAAAATGCTCGGCTCGGTATTTTTAATCTTTTTATTAACCGTATTTGCGGTAGGAAGTGTCGGTATTTTGATTTCGACCGTGACGAAAAAGACGATTGTTTCGATGATTTCAACGTATGGTGTGACGATCTTTTTAGCCTTATTTACAGCTATCTTTTTTGCGGTAGGCATGGTGAATCATGTAGTAGATCAGTCGGCCAATGTTTCGTATTTTTGGATTAGCTTAAATCCATTTGCTGTTGCATTAAGCATTATTTCCCCGGATATCGCGATTGGCATTAAAGAAGTAACGCAAGTCGAACTATCACCGATTTTACTATATTGCATTGCCTATATGTTAATAGGAATTATTAGCTTATGGATTGCGGTAAGGAAATTAAGAGAGACAAAATAA
- a CDS encoding MFS transporter, with protein MEQKSNKLALYLLMFNMFITMGGIGIIVPVMPAYLQVFGVGGQVLGFLIASFALAQFLLSPVAGDLSDRHGRKRFIVYGLVLYGCSQILFGMASEVWILFLARFLSGVGAAFIMPPIMAFVADITTYEERGKGMGMIGAAMSLGFMIGPGIGGFLANVNLTFPFYLAGVVALIAAILSAIFLPNVKNNKVSAPRENIVKQLARSVKTSYFIFLIVVFTFSFGIANFQATLALYLNGKFNYTPTDIAIILTVGGFAGVILQMFIVNKLFKRFGEMKVILVNLLVAAVMMLCVIYISGFFVILVVATLFSIATTFIRPAVNTLISKLAGQEQGFAAGMNNAYMSLGNMFGPALAGILFEWNPDSPYILGTVVLVGCFILAFTWTSKKAPHLMKSS; from the coding sequence ATGGAGCAAAAATCAAACAAGCTTGCACTTTACTTATTAATGTTTAATATGTTTATCACAATGGGAGGTATCGGCATTATTGTTCCCGTGATGCCTGCTTATTTACAAGTTTTCGGCGTAGGTGGACAAGTGCTTGGCTTTTTAATTGCGAGCTTTGCACTCGCACAATTTTTACTATCCCCCGTTGCAGGTGATTTATCTGACCGTCATGGCCGTAAACGCTTTATCGTTTATGGGCTCGTTCTTTATGGCTGTTCCCAAATTTTATTTGGCATGGCATCGGAAGTTTGGATTTTATTTTTAGCTCGATTTTTAAGTGGTGTTGGCGCGGCCTTTATTATGCCACCGATTATGGCATTCGTTGCTGATATTACAACCTATGAAGAACGTGGCAAGGGCATGGGTATGATTGGGGCTGCGATGTCTCTAGGCTTTATGATAGGACCTGGTATTGGGGGCTTTTTAGCGAATGTTAATTTAACATTTCCCTTTTATTTAGCTGGCGTTGTCGCATTAATTGCAGCTATTCTTTCAGCAATCTTTTTACCAAATGTGAAGAATAACAAAGTTTCTGCACCACGCGAAAATATAGTCAAACAGCTAGCTCGTTCTGTGAAAACCTCGTATTTTATCTTTTTGATCGTTGTATTCACATTTAGCTTCGGAATTGCTAATTTCCAAGCAACACTTGCTTTATATCTAAATGGTAAATTTAACTACACACCGACAGATATTGCGATCATCTTAACAGTTGGTGGTTTCGCAGGTGTCATACTTCAAATGTTTATTGTCAATAAATTGTTTAAACGATTCGGCGAAATGAAAGTGATTTTAGTCAACTTGTTAGTCGCAGCTGTTATGATGCTATGTGTCATTTATATTAGTGGCTTCTTCGTTATTTTAGTTGTGGCTACATTATTCTCGATTGCAACGACGTTTATCCGACCTGCCGTTAATACACTCATTTCTAAGTTAGCTGGGCAAGAACAAGGATTTGCAGCGGGAATGAACAATGCCTACATGAGTTTAGGTAATATGTTTGGCCCTGCACTTGCTGGAATATTATTCGAGTGGAATCCCGACTCCCCTTATATCTTAGGAACAGTTGTATTAGTTGGTTGCTTCATTTTAGCTTTTACTTGGACATCAAAAAAGGCACCTCATTTAATGAAATCATCGTGA
- a CDS encoding PotD/PotF family extracellular solute-binding protein → MRDLVKATIAIIIVCALLFVVADQMQSKGSAGSKDTLTIFNWGEYIDPELIDKFEEETGIKVTYETFDSNEAMMTKIEQGGSAYDIAVPSEYTIESMKEKDLLIPIDHKLVPNLVNINGDFLDLSFDKGNEYSIPYFWGTVGIVYNPNLIEDHLTFESWEDLWDPSLKGKLFLVDSSREVIGMGLNSIGHSLNVKDDVLLSEATDKLISLTPNVKAIIGDEITPLMVKNEAAVALTWSGQAADMLWENEELDFATPYEGSNIFFDNMVIPKTSKNVAGAHKFINFMLDPENAAQNADYVGYSSPNEAAWALLDEEVINDERFYPTHEQREKLEVYENLGLEWLGKYNEHFLEFKMSLR, encoded by the coding sequence ATGAGAGATTTAGTTAAAGCTACCATTGCAATTATCATTGTCTGCGCCCTATTATTTGTTGTAGCAGATCAAATGCAATCGAAAGGTAGCGCAGGTAGCAAAGATACATTAACCATTTTTAACTGGGGTGAATATATCGACCCTGAGTTAATCGATAAATTTGAAGAGGAAACAGGAATTAAAGTTACCTATGAAACATTCGATTCAAATGAAGCAATGATGACAAAAATTGAGCAAGGTGGTTCGGCATATGATATCGCCGTGCCTTCAGAATATACAATTGAATCGATGAAGGAAAAAGATTTACTTATTCCAATCGATCATAAGTTAGTACCGAACTTAGTTAATATTAATGGAGACTTTTTAGATTTATCATTCGATAAAGGCAATGAATATTCTATCCCTTATTTTTGGGGAACGGTTGGGATTGTTTATAATCCAAACTTAATTGAGGACCATTTAACATTCGAGTCGTGGGAAGATTTATGGGACCCTTCATTAAAAGGCAAACTATTTTTAGTAGACAGCTCTCGTGAGGTGATCGGGATGGGCTTAAACTCGATTGGACATTCATTAAACGTGAAAGATGATGTGCTTTTAAGTGAAGCGACAGATAAACTAATTTCTTTAACACCAAACGTAAAAGCCATTATCGGTGATGAAATTACACCACTTATGGTCAAAAACGAAGCTGCTGTCGCACTAACTTGGTCTGGTCAAGCAGCCGATATGCTATGGGAAAATGAAGAACTAGATTTTGCTACACCTTATGAAGGTTCAAATATTTTCTTTGATAACATGGTCATTCCGAAAACATCGAAAAATGTAGCTGGTGCACATAAGTTCATTAACTTTATGTTAGATCCTGAAAACGCAGCACAAAATGCAGATTATGTTGGCTATTCATCGCCAAACGAAGCAGCATGGGCATTATTAGATGAAGAGGTAATCAATGATGAACGCTTCTACCCAACGCATGAACAACGCGAAAAGTTAGAAGTATACGAAAACCTGGGCCTAGAATGGTTAGGTAAATACAACGAACACTTCTTAGAATTTAAAATGAGCTTACGTTAA
- a CDS encoding ABC transporter permease has protein sequence MKKLSAASKAYLVLIFVILYAPIFYLIFYSFNSGGNMNNFESFTLEHYKAVFADSRLIVILINTVIVALLSGLIATVIGTLGAIGIVSIKDKKMRNTLLSLNNVLIVSPDVVIGASFLILFTMVGVKLGFASVLVSHVAFSVPIVVLMVLPKLLEMNTSLLDAARDLGATKRDVLTRVILPYIAPGIFAGFFMALTYSLDDFAVTFFVTGNGFSTLSVEIYSMARAGISLTVNAISGLVFAVTLIIVIGYYFISKRTKSNAAEGQR, from the coding sequence ATGAAAAAATTATCAGCAGCTTCTAAAGCCTATTTAGTTTTAATATTCGTCATTCTATATGCGCCTATCTTCTATTTAATTTTTTATTCATTCAATAGTGGCGGCAATATGAATAACTTTGAATCGTTCACATTAGAACATTACAAAGCGGTATTTGCAGATTCACGCCTGATTGTTATTTTAATTAATACGGTTATTGTTGCCTTACTATCAGGATTAATCGCAACGGTTATTGGTACACTTGGTGCCATTGGGATTGTTTCGATTAAAGATAAAAAAATGCGCAATACATTGCTCTCTTTAAACAATGTACTAATCGTTTCACCAGACGTTGTTATCGGGGCAAGCTTCTTAATTTTATTCACAATGGTTGGAGTTAAATTAGGCTTTGCATCCGTTCTTGTATCACATGTGGCATTTAGTGTGCCCATTGTTGTTTTAATGGTATTGCCAAAATTATTAGAAATGAACACTTCTTTACTTGATGCAGCACGCGATTTAGGTGCAACGAAGCGTGATGTGTTAACACGTGTTATTTTACCGTATATTGCACCAGGTATTTTCGCTGGATTCTTCATGGCATTAACGTATTCATTAGATGATTTCGCCGTGACATTCTTCGTAACAGGTAATGGCTTCAGTACATTATCAGTTGAAATTTATTCGATGGCTCGTGCTGGTATTTCCTTAACAGTAAACGCCATTTCTGGTTTAGTATTCGCGGTGACGTTAATAATCGTTATCGGGTATTACTTCATTAGTAAACGTACAAAATCTAATGCTGCGGAGGGACAACGATGA
- a CDS encoding ABC transporter permease, which yields MNKKTAKGPLIPYLFWILLFVIAPIALIVYYSVLDLNGDFTLANYVKFFTPVYLKMTLSSFWYAFLITVFTLLFAYPTAYLLTKTKNKQLWLMLIIIPSWINLLLKTYAFIGIFGLSGPINAMIKVFGFDPKQILFTDFSFVFVSVYIFIPFMIIPIFNSLDKMNPSLVFAARDLGASSWTTFRRVIFPLTIDGVKSGIQVTFIPALSLFMITRLIAGNQVITLGTAIEQQFLVSQNWGMGSTIAVFLILFMILTMLVTKQKSKGGRA from the coding sequence ATGAATAAAAAAACAGCAAAGGGACCGTTAATTCCTTATCTATTCTGGATACTTTTATTCGTAATCGCACCAATCGCATTAATCGTTTACTATTCAGTGTTAGATTTAAATGGTGACTTCACACTTGCCAACTATGTGAAATTCTTCACGCCCGTTTATTTAAAAATGACGTTAAGTAGTTTCTGGTATGCGTTTTTAATTACGGTCTTTACGTTATTATTTGCCTACCCTACTGCTTATCTTTTAACAAAAACAAAAAACAAGCAGCTTTGGTTAATGTTAATCATTATCCCGTCTTGGATTAACTTATTATTAAAAACTTATGCTTTCATTGGAATTTTTGGATTAAGTGGTCCAATTAACGCGATGATTAAAGTGTTCGGCTTTGATCCTAAGCAAATTTTATTTACAGATTTCAGTTTCGTATTCGTATCGGTCTACATCTTCATTCCGTTTATGATTATTCCAATATTCAACTCATTAGATAAAATGAATCCATCACTTGTTTTCGCTGCTCGAGATTTAGGAGCTTCAAGCTGGACTACTTTCCGTCGTGTCATTTTTCCATTAACTATTGACGGTGTAAAATCAGGGATTCAAGTTACATTTATTCCGGCATTATCATTATTCATGATTACGCGTTTAATCGCTGGTAACCAAGTAATTACGTTAGGTACTGCCATTGAGCAACAATTCCTTGTCTCTCAAAACTGGGGTATGGGTTCTACGATTGCGGTATTCTTAATTTTATTCATGATTTTAACAATGCTTGTAACAAAGCAAAAATCTAAAGGAGGCCGCGCATAA
- a CDS encoding ABC transporter ATP-binding protein, which translates to MDNTIIRFENVTKSYDDGTVVLKNINFELERGKFYTLLGPSGCGKTTILRIIAGFTDASTGDVYFDGRRINDVPANERQVNTVFQDYALFPHLNVFENVAFGLRIKKVKEAEVQRRVQEALKFVNLAGYGNREISEMSGGQRQRVAIARAIVNDPEVILLDEPLSALDLKLRTEMQYELRELQQRLGKTFVFVTHDQEEALAMSDEIFVLSNGEIKQSGTPVDIYDEPINRFVADFIGESNIVDGIMIEDYKVKFAGKEFECVDGGMKSNEKIDIVIRPEDLEITTPNKGKLIVTVDTQLFRGVHYELSTYDKDGNEWLVHSLKKADVGEEIGLDFDPEAIHVMRLNETEEDFDKRLEAYGDEDDE; encoded by the coding sequence ATGGATAACACAATTATTCGCTTTGAAAATGTCACAAAATCATATGATGACGGTACAGTTGTATTAAAAAATATTAATTTTGAATTAGAACGTGGTAAGTTTTATACATTACTAGGACCATCTGGTTGTGGGAAAACGACTATTTTACGTATTATCGCAGGCTTTACAGACGCTTCTACAGGCGATGTTTATTTCGATGGAAGACGCATTAATGACGTACCTGCCAATGAACGTCAAGTAAACACAGTATTCCAAGATTACGCTCTATTCCCTCACTTAAATGTATTTGAGAATGTCGCGTTCGGTTTACGTATAAAGAAAGTAAAAGAAGCAGAAGTACAGCGACGTGTCCAAGAAGCATTAAAATTTGTAAACTTAGCAGGCTATGGCAACCGTGAAATTTCAGAAATGTCTGGTGGCCAACGCCAACGTGTTGCCATTGCACGTGCCATCGTTAATGACCCGGAAGTAATCTTACTAGATGAGCCATTATCGGCTTTGGACTTAAAATTGCGTACGGAAATGCAATATGAGTTACGTGAATTACAACAACGTCTTGGAAAAACATTCGTATTCGTTACGCATGACCAAGAAGAAGCACTTGCAATGAGTGATGAAATTTTCGTTCTATCTAATGGTGAAATTAAGCAATCAGGTACGCCAGTTGATATTTACGATGAGCCAATTAACCGCTTTGTTGCAGATTTCATCGGTGAATCTAATATCGTAGATGGCATTATGATCGAAGACTATAAAGTTAAATTCGCTGGCAAAGAATTCGAATGTGTCGATGGTGGGATGAAGTCAAACGAAAAAATCGATATCGTCATCCGTCCAGAAGATTTAGAAATTACAACACCTAATAAAGGGAAATTAATCGTAACAGTGGATACGCAATTATTCCGCGGTGTTCACTATGAGTTATCTACTTACGATAAAGACGGCAATGAATGGTTAGTGCACTCACTGAAAAAAGCTGACGTTGGCGAAGAGATCGGGTTAGATTTTGACCCTGAAGCAATTCACGTCATGCGCTTAAACGAAACAGAAGAGGACTTCGACAAACGTTTAGAAGCATATGGTGATGAAGACGATGAATAA
- a CDS encoding helix-turn-helix domain-containing protein, which produces MQIGNKIKALRIKKGLTQEELGERTDLTKGYISQLERDLNSPSIETLFNLLEVLGCSPRDFFDDEQKNEKIVFTKDDQTSFIDHEKKYEIEWLIPTSNEKEMEPVFITLQKDAEFKEFAPSLAETFIYVINGRIRVVLGNDEYIAGEGHAVYYEASSNHQIFNAHNGITKLLLVATQSYL; this is translated from the coding sequence ATGCAAATTGGCAATAAGATCAAGGCCCTTCGCATTAAAAAAGGGCTAACCCAAGAAGAACTTGGTGAACGAACAGACTTAACAAAAGGATACATTTCTCAACTTGAACGAGATCTAAACTCACCATCAATTGAAACTTTATTCAATTTATTAGAAGTTCTCGGGTGCTCACCGCGAGACTTTTTTGATGATGAACAGAAAAATGAAAAAATTGTTTTTACGAAAGATGACCAAACAAGCTTTATTGATCATGAAAAAAAATATGAAATCGAATGGTTAATTCCAACATCAAATGAAAAAGAAATGGAACCTGTTTTCATTACACTTCAAAAGGATGCAGAATTTAAAGAGTTTGCTCCATCATTAGCAGAAACATTCATTTATGTTATAAACGGAAGAATTCGTGTTGTTCTAGGCAATGACGAATATATCGCAGGGGAAGGTCATGCTGTCTATTACGAAGCATCTTCGAATCATCAAATTTTTAATGCGCACAATGGAATTACAAAATTACTATTAGTCGCAACACAATCTTATTTATAA